The nucleotide window AGTCCTGTTTCTGTATCGTAGAAATAAGTAGTTTTGCCATTAATGATAGCAAAAGCATCTTTCCCGTCGATAGCTTCAATTCGGTCAATTTTCAGATTTGGATTTTTGACTAAAAGAATTTCTTCAAATGGAATTGCCGATGCTCTCATTTCGGCCAACTCTTCGCCTTCAAAATCATGGCGTTGTCCTTGCTCAATGCTGTAGGCTCTTTTTGGGCTAATCACCTGTTTCATTAGGCTCATGGATCCCATTGTGATTTCGACCAATGAATTACCGTTGGTGTCTGTTTTTGAAATATAAGTAAGTGGTGCGGGAGCTTGTGGAATCGAAGTTGAACCAATCATGCTGATTGATTCTGCAGTTTGAATCGCTTTTTCTCCTCCAATTGCATTGATATAATTTTCAAACACAATTTTGGCGGTGATGTCTTTTGGGATTTCTTTGTTTAAAATCGGTTTTTCCAAAGGATTTCCGTATCGGTCAAAATAAAACATCGGAATTTTTAGTTTTTCCAAATTAGGAATAATTTCAGATCCTTTGCCAACAATCACAATCCGAATATTATCAATTAAGAAATAGCTGTTGGCAACGCGCAGTATGTCGTCGGCGGTTACGCTATTGATGGTTTGGATGTATTTCTCATAAAAATCGGCGGGTAATTTTTCGGTTTCAATGTTTAAAGCGTATCGGGCAACGGCCTGAGGCTTTTCAACCTGCATCACAAATCTGCCGATATAGCCGGCTTTTACAGTTGCAAGCACTTCATCAGTTACTTTTTCTGTCCGGATTCGTTTGATTTCTTTGATGAATTCTACAACTGCACTGTGGGTAACGGCGTTTCTCACGGCAGATTTTGCAAAGAATTTAGAAGTATATTTTCCAACTCCCACATTCGATCTTGCGCCATAGGTCCAGCCGTGTTCTTCCCGTAAATTCATGTTTAGATAGCTGTTGAAATCGCCTCCCAAAATTTGATTGGCAATTACTGTAGGAAAAAAATCAGGGTCACCCATTTTTAAATTTAGGGTATTCACCAATGTTATTTCTGATTGAACTGCATTGGGAACATCCACAAAATTTATTTGGAGATTTGAAACATTTACCGGGTTTTCATAGGGCGTTTTTGGGGTTGTTTTTTTCT belongs to Flavobacterium gilvum and includes:
- a CDS encoding M16 family metallopeptidase, which translates into the protein MQATNRTQPKPGKSPIINIKKPKTFVLSNGMKVLVVENHKLPRVSFNLSLDNAPFTEGNKKGVDELTGNLIGNESKKRSKIDFHEEIDFLGAEINFSSHGATANSISKYGYRILELMAEGVLHANFTQEEFEKERAKLIEGMKAEEKSVPAIANRIVDVLAFGKNHPTGEFMTEETLNNITLADVENNYKNYFVPENAYLVIIGDVKYENAKAAIEKLFGSWEKKTTPKTPYENPVNVSNLQINFVDVPNAVQSEITLVNTLNLKMGDPDFFPTVIANQILGGDFNSYLNMNLREEHGWTYGARSNVGVGKYTSKFFAKSAVRNAVTHSAVVEFIKEIKRIRTEKVTDEVLATVKAGYIGRFVMQVEKPQAVARYALNIETEKLPADFYEKYIQTINSVTADDILRVANSYFLIDNIRIVIVGKGSEIIPNLEKLKIPMFYFDRYGNPLEKPILNKEIPKDITAKIVFENYINAIGGEKAIQTAESISMIGSTSIPQAPAPLTYISKTDTNGNSLVEITMGSMSLMKQVISPKRAYSIEQGQRHDFEGEELAEMRASAIPFEEILLVKNPNLKIDRIEAIDGKDAFAIINGKTTYFYDTETGLKLAEFKTIDQDGEPIIASTHFGDYKEVKNIKFPFSIIQNIGIELDIKISEIKINEGVNDTDFQ